A genomic region of Oceanispirochaeta sp. contains the following coding sequences:
- a CDS encoding ABC transporter substrate-binding protein, which yields MKKIGTVLLIIGLFASSVFAAGQNDEGTIKVGAILAVTGGASFLGAPEAKTIEMVVEDINAAGGVNGKMIELIIKDSAANPEKAISFAKQLIEEDNVIAIVGPSTSGETMQIKDLCQSYKVPLVSCAAAEAIVDPVASYVFKTPQKDNYVAEWIYTTMNSMGIKKIGVIAANTGFGNAGKGQLEKYAPDFGIEIVIAETYDKASTDLTALLTKVKAQNVEAVVNWSIVPAQSIVPKNMKQLGMEVPLFQSHGFGNIKYVEAAGEAAEGIIFPAGRLLIAEKLADNDPQKKNLVAYKSAYETKYNEAVSTFGGHAYDAIMLVIEAAGNAKTLDRAGIRDALEAISGFPGTGGIFNFTPSDHNGLGMDSLEMLIVKNGQFDRLK from the coding sequence ATGAAAAAAATAGGGACAGTCCTTCTCATCATAGGGCTCTTTGCATCATCTGTCTTTGCCGCAGGTCAAAACGATGAGGGGACTATAAAAGTCGGTGCCATTCTGGCCGTGACAGGGGGAGCCTCGTTTCTGGGAGCACCCGAAGCCAAAACCATAGAGATGGTGGTGGAAGACATCAATGCAGCCGGCGGTGTTAATGGGAAAATGATTGAACTGATCATTAAGGATTCGGCGGCAAATCCTGAAAAAGCCATCTCTTTTGCCAAGCAGCTGATCGAAGAGGATAATGTCATTGCCATCGTGGGTCCTTCCACCAGCGGCGAGACCATGCAGATCAAAGACCTGTGTCAATCCTACAAAGTTCCTCTTGTCTCCTGTGCCGCGGCAGAGGCTATTGTCGATCCAGTGGCCAGTTATGTCTTTAAAACACCTCAAAAAGATAATTACGTGGCTGAATGGATCTATACAACCATGAATTCCATGGGAATCAAGAAAATCGGCGTCATCGCTGCCAATACGGGATTTGGAAATGCCGGGAAAGGACAGCTTGAGAAATACGCCCCTGACTTTGGAATTGAAATTGTCATTGCCGAAACCTATGACAAGGCCTCCACCGACCTGACGGCCCTTCTGACAAAGGTAAAGGCACAGAATGTTGAAGCCGTTGTGAACTGGTCTATCGTTCCGGCACAGTCAATCGTTCCCAAGAACATGAAGCAGCTGGGAATGGAGGTTCCCCTCTTTCAGAGCCATGGTTTTGGAAATATCAAATATGTAGAAGCCGCCGGAGAAGCCGCAGAGGGCATCATCTTTCCAGCGGGCCGACTCCTCATTGCCGAAAAACTGGCTGATAATGACCCGCAGAAGAAGAATCTGGTGGCTTATAAGTCTGCCTACGAAACTAAGTACAATGAAGCCGTCAGTACATTTGGCGGACATGCCTATGATGCCATCATGCTGGTCATCGAAGCGGCCGGAAATGCAAAGACATTGGACAGAGCTGGCATCCGGGATGCTCTGGAAGCTATTTCCGGTTTCCCCGGAACAGGAGGAATCTTCAATTTCACTCCCAGCGATCATAATGGACTGGGTATGGATTCCCTCGAAATGCTGATCGTCAAAAACGGCCAGTTTGACCGGCTCAAATAA
- a CDS encoding branched-chain amino acid ABC transporter permease, with protein sequence MSGEQFLQYIFAGITVGSIYAFVAIGYNIIYNTTGIINFAQGEFVMLGGMIAYTFSGFMPLLPAIVSAVLITALVGGIIENVFIRRMRKTSVMGMIVITIGISILLREAALYIWDEQIRALSFFTGSEVSSVNIFGARISPQVLWVLGVTVVIVSGLFFFLKYTLTGQAMRACSENPRAAKLCGIRTDKMVNLSFMLSAGIGALGGCVVSPLTQTHYAMGSDLAIKGFTVAILGGLGNPIAAVAAGLLLGLIEAFSISILPMAFKDVIAIVILLVILVAKPSGLFGSSQASSLKDY encoded by the coding sequence ATGAGCGGCGAGCAGTTTTTACAGTACATCTTTGCGGGGATAACAGTCGGCAGTATTTACGCCTTTGTCGCCATAGGATATAACATCATCTACAACACAACGGGGATCATCAATTTTGCCCAGGGTGAGTTTGTCATGCTCGGTGGTATGATCGCCTATACCTTCTCGGGGTTCATGCCCCTGCTGCCGGCCATCGTGTCGGCCGTTCTGATTACCGCCCTTGTGGGGGGGATCATCGAAAATGTCTTTATCCGCCGGATGCGAAAAACATCTGTCATGGGGATGATCGTGATCACCATCGGCATTTCTATTCTCCTCAGAGAGGCGGCCCTCTATATCTGGGATGAACAGATCCGGGCTCTTTCCTTCTTCACAGGATCTGAAGTCTCTTCGGTCAATATTTTCGGAGCCCGCATCTCTCCCCAGGTCCTCTGGGTACTGGGAGTGACCGTAGTCATTGTGTCAGGTCTTTTCTTCTTTCTTAAATATACATTGACCGGTCAGGCCATGAGGGCCTGTTCTGAAAATCCACGGGCCGCTAAACTCTGCGGCATTCGTACGGATAAGATGGTCAATCTTTCCTTCATGCTCTCCGCCGGTATCGGTGCCCTGGGAGGCTGTGTCGTGTCTCCCTTGACCCAGACTCATTATGCCATGGGCTCTGATCTGGCCATCAAGGGGTTCACCGTGGCCATTCTGGGTGGATTGGGAAATCCCATTGCCGCTGTGGCGGCGGGATTGCTTCTGGGTCTGATCGAGGCTTTCAGCATCAGCATCCTGCCCATGGCATTTAAGGATGTCATCGCCATCGTCATCCTGCTGGTTATCCTGGTGGCAAAACCCAGCGGTCTCTTCGGTTCCTCCCAGGCCTCATCCCTGAAGGACTATTAA